From Yersinia hibernica, a single genomic window includes:
- the ftsE gene encoding cell division ATP-binding protein FtsE: MIRFEQVSKAYLGGRQALQGVDFHLRPAEMAFLTGHSGAGKSTLLKLICGIERPSAGHIWFGGHDISRLKNREVPFLRRQIGMIFQDHHLLLDRTVYDNVAMPLIIAGASSEDIRRRVSAALDKVGLLDKAKNFPIQLSGGEQQRVGIARAVVNKPAVLLADEPTGNLDDALSEGILRLFEEFNRVGVTVLMATHDTSLIARRRYPILTLSQGRMSGAHHGE, encoded by the coding sequence ATGATTCGCTTTGAACAGGTCAGTAAAGCTTATCTGGGCGGCCGACAGGCGCTGCAAGGGGTAGATTTTCATCTGCGCCCGGCAGAAATGGCGTTTTTGACCGGCCATTCTGGTGCAGGGAAAAGTACGCTGCTAAAACTGATTTGTGGTATCGAGCGCCCCAGTGCCGGCCATATCTGGTTTGGTGGGCATGACATCAGTCGCCTGAAAAACCGCGAAGTCCCTTTCTTGCGCCGCCAGATCGGGATGATCTTTCAAGATCACCACCTGCTGTTGGACAGAACGGTATATGACAATGTTGCCATGCCATTGATTATCGCCGGTGCCAGCAGCGAAGATATTCGCCGCAGGGTGTCAGCGGCTTTAGATAAAGTGGGGCTGTTGGATAAAGCGAAAAACTTTCCTATTCAGCTCTCCGGCGGCGAGCAACAGCGTGTTGGGATTGCGCGGGCGGTGGTAAATAAGCCTGCGGTCTTACTGGCCGATGAACCGACCGGTAACCTGGATGATGCACTCTCTGAGGGCATTTTGCGTCTATTCGAAGAGTTTAATCGTGTGGGTGTTACCGTGTTAATGGCCACCCATGATACGTCGTTGATTGCCCGGCGGCGCTACCCGATTCTGACGTTAAGTCAGGGGCGGATGTCAGGAGCGCATCATGGCGAATAA
- the rsmD gene encoding 16S rRNA (guanine(966)-N(2))-methyltransferase, with amino-acid sequence MAKRPIAKAKQATQASAGQIRIIGGKWRGRKLPVPDSPGLRPTTDRVRETLFNWLAPMIQGARCLDCFAGSGALGLEALSRYAGEATLLEADRHVAKQLSSNLALLHADNGQVVNTNSLQWLAQPGQPFDLVFLDPPFRKGLLTDTINLLEQFNWLTADAWIYVEAEAESTAADVPASWQLHREKIAGQVAYRLYIRRQDTPQERISIEEQEQHHVD; translated from the coding sequence ATGGCAAAGCGACCTATAGCAAAAGCAAAACAAGCGACACAAGCATCAGCAGGGCAAATCCGGATCATTGGGGGTAAATGGCGCGGACGCAAATTACCAGTACCGGATAGCCCAGGGCTGCGCCCTACCACTGATCGGGTCAGGGAGACATTGTTCAACTGGCTTGCGCCAATGATTCAAGGTGCCCGATGCCTAGATTGCTTTGCAGGCAGCGGGGCCTTGGGGCTGGAGGCGCTATCCCGCTATGCGGGTGAAGCCACTCTGTTAGAAGCTGACAGGCATGTTGCTAAGCAACTGAGCAGCAATCTGGCATTATTGCATGCCGACAATGGGCAAGTGGTCAACACCAATTCTTTACAATGGCTAGCACAGCCGGGTCAGCCTTTCGATCTGGTATTCCTTGACCCTCCTTTCCGTAAAGGTCTACTGACTGACACTATCAATTTATTGGAGCAATTCAACTGGCTAACAGCCGATGCCTGGATTTATGTGGAAGCTGAAGCTGAGAGTACCGCCGCTGATGTGCCCGCCAGTTGGCAGTTACATCGAGAAAAAATTGCCGGGCAGGTTGCCTACCGCCTCTATATTCGTCGTCAAGATACCCCCCAAGAGCGGATATCAATTGAAGAACAGGAGCAACACCATGTGGATTAA
- a CDS encoding lysoplasmalogenase: MSWPFLAVFFSGWLFVDATYRGPRWQRWVFKPVTLLLLLLLAWQAPILGPAGYLIVLGLLATLVADALLLLPSERLLYALGAFFLSHLLYTISFASQMTFTLFWPLPLVLIIVGALLLATIWTRLEEMRWPVVAFIGMTLLMVWMAGEQYFARSTDLSFSLLTGTVLLLISHAIWLLNRYRFSFRASDAIVAGCYFVGHFLIVRSLYL; the protein is encoded by the coding sequence ATGAGCTGGCCATTCCTTGCCGTATTCTTTTCTGGTTGGTTGTTTGTCGATGCAACTTACCGGGGCCCACGTTGGCAACGTTGGGTATTCAAGCCTGTCACTCTGTTACTCTTGCTTTTACTCGCATGGCAAGCGCCTATCCTTGGCCCTGCGGGCTATTTGATTGTTTTGGGTCTGCTGGCAACACTGGTTGCCGATGCCTTATTACTGCTACCCAGTGAGCGCTTACTTTATGCTCTAGGGGCATTCTTCCTCTCACATTTACTGTATACCATCAGTTTTGCCAGCCAGATGACATTCACTCTGTTCTGGCCGCTCCCTCTGGTGCTTATTATCGTGGGTGCATTACTGTTAGCCACCATTTGGACCCGGCTGGAAGAAATGCGCTGGCCCGTGGTTGCATTCATCGGCATGACCTTGCTCATGGTGTGGATGGCAGGCGAACAATACTTTGCTCGTAGCACTGACCTGAGTTTCTCATTGCTGACAGGGACGGTGTTATTGTTGATATCCCATGCTATCTGGCTGCTAAACCGCTATCGTTTTTCTTTCCGCGCCTCAGATGCCATTGTCGCGGGATGCTACTTTGTTGGGCATTTCCTGATTGTCAGGTCACTATATTTATAA
- a CDS encoding branched-chain amino acid ABC transporter substrate-binding protein, with amino-acid sequence MKLTKGKVLLAGCIAMAMSHAVLAKDIKIAIVGAMSGPVAQYGDMEFTGARQAIADINAKGGINGDKLVGVEYDDACDPKQAVAVANKVINDGIRYVIGHLCSSSTQPASDIYEDEGVIMITPAATNADLTTRGYKMIMRTTGLDSDQGPTAAKYILETIKPKRIAVVHDKQQYGEGLARSVRDSLKKQGTEPVLFEGVTAGDKDFSTLVARLKKENVDFVYFGGYYPEMGQILRQAKQAGLTARFMGPEGVGNSSLSNIAGDASEGMLVTLPKRYDQVPANQPIVDALKAKKLDPTGPFVWTTYAALQSLTTAMERSGSQEPADLVKDLKTGKPVETVMGPLNWDEKGDLKGFEFGIFEWHADGSSTAVK; translated from the coding sequence ATGAAATTAACAAAAGGTAAAGTGTTGCTGGCTGGGTGTATCGCGATGGCGATGAGCCATGCTGTACTGGCGAAAGACATTAAAATTGCCATTGTTGGCGCAATGTCTGGCCCGGTTGCCCAATACGGTGACATGGAATTTACCGGTGCTCGTCAGGCTATTGCTGATATCAATGCCAAAGGTGGAATTAATGGCGATAAATTAGTCGGTGTGGAATACGATGATGCCTGCGACCCGAAACAAGCGGTGGCGGTGGCTAACAAAGTGATTAACGATGGCATCCGTTATGTTATTGGCCATCTGTGTTCCTCTTCAACTCAGCCTGCTTCAGACATTTATGAAGATGAAGGCGTGATTATGATCACCCCTGCTGCGACTAATGCTGACCTGACCACCCGTGGTTATAAAATGATTATGCGCACCACCGGCCTGGATTCTGACCAAGGCCCAACTGCGGCAAAATATATCCTTGAAACTATCAAACCTAAACGAATTGCTGTCGTGCATGATAAGCAGCAATACGGTGAAGGTTTGGCGCGCTCTGTTCGTGATAGCCTGAAAAAGCAAGGCACAGAACCCGTGCTGTTTGAAGGTGTGACCGCCGGTGATAAAGATTTTTCCACACTGGTTGCTCGCTTGAAGAAAGAGAACGTCGATTTTGTCTATTTCGGTGGTTACTACCCAGAGATGGGCCAAATCCTGCGTCAGGCTAAGCAAGCTGGCTTGACTGCGCGCTTTATGGGGCCGGAGGGGGTGGGTAACTCCTCACTGTCTAACATCGCAGGTGATGCTTCCGAGGGCATGTTGGTGACATTACCAAAACGCTACGACCAGGTTCCTGCTAACCAGCCTATCGTGGATGCGCTGAAAGCGAAGAAATTGGACCCAACGGGCCCGTTCGTCTGGACGACCTATGCGGCGTTGCAATCACTGACTACCGCCATGGAGCGCAGTGGCAGCCAAGAACCGGCGGATTTAGTCAAAGATCTGAAAACCGGCAAGCCGGTAGAAACAGTGATGGGGCCATTGAACTGGGATGAAAAAGGCGATTTGAAAGGGTTTGAGTTCGGTATTTTTGAATGGCATGCGGATGGTTCATCTACCGCAGTCAAATAA
- the rpoH gene encoding RNA polymerase sigma factor RpoH, producing the protein MTKEMQTLALVPQGSLEAYIRAANAYPMLTAEEERELAERLHYQGDLEAAKQLILSHLRFVAHVARNYSGYGLPQADLIQEGNIGLMKAVRRFNPEVGVRLVSFAVHWIKAEIHEYVLRNWRIVKVATTKAQRKLFFNLRKTKQRLGWFNQDEVELVAKELGVTSKDVREMESRMSAQDMTFDPSPDDEARDGQSMAPVLYLQDKTSDFADGIEEDNWDNHAADKLSYALEGLDERSQHIIRARWLDDDNKSTLQELADQYGVSAERVRQLEKNAMKKLRMAIEA; encoded by the coding sequence ATGACCAAAGAAATGCAAACTTTAGCCTTAGTACCCCAAGGTAGTCTGGAAGCCTATATTCGGGCTGCCAATGCCTATCCAATGCTGACTGCAGAGGAAGAGCGGGAACTGGCTGAACGGCTGCATTACCAGGGCGATCTGGAGGCGGCTAAACAGCTAATCCTGTCTCACCTGCGCTTTGTTGCTCATGTTGCCCGTAACTATTCCGGGTATGGTTTGCCGCAGGCTGACCTTATTCAGGAAGGTAATATTGGCTTGATGAAAGCGGTTCGCCGTTTTAACCCCGAAGTTGGGGTCCGTCTGGTGTCCTTCGCGGTACACTGGATCAAAGCAGAAATTCACGAATATGTTCTGCGCAACTGGCGGATAGTTAAAGTCGCGACCACTAAAGCTCAGCGTAAGTTGTTCTTTAACCTGCGTAAAACTAAGCAGCGTTTGGGCTGGTTCAATCAGGATGAAGTTGAGCTGGTTGCCAAAGAACTGGGTGTGACCAGTAAAGATGTTCGCGAGATGGAGTCACGTATGTCCGCACAGGATATGACTTTTGACCCATCTCCAGATGATGAAGCTCGTGATGGCCAATCTATGGCCCCGGTCCTGTATTTACAGGATAAAACCTCAGACTTTGCTGATGGCATTGAAGAGGATAATTGGGACAACCACGCAGCAGACAAATTGTCTTATGCGCTGGAAGGCTTGGATGAGCGGAGTCAGCATATTATTCGTGCTCGTTGGCTGGATGATGACAATAAGTCTACGTTGCAGGAGCTGGCTGATCAGTACGGCGTATCTGCTGAACGTGTTCGTCAGCTTGAAAAGAACGCGATGAAAAAATTACGTATGGCAATCGAAGCCTGA
- a CDS encoding DUF1820 family protein yields the protein MANEQLLYRIQFINNGKNYQLYVREVGPSTLFGFIEIADFVFDSQSTLLVDPSTEKLKTEFSGVNRSYIPLHSVIRIDAVTEKGSARISELGSNVMSFPYLPGNKP from the coding sequence ATGGCCAATGAACAATTGCTTTATCGCATTCAGTTTATAAATAATGGTAAGAATTATCAGCTCTACGTCCGCGAGGTCGGCCCAAGCACTTTATTTGGGTTTATTGAAATTGCTGATTTTGTCTTTGATAGCCAATCGACCTTGTTAGTCGACCCCTCAACTGAAAAGTTAAAGACAGAATTTTCCGGTGTTAACCGCAGCTATATCCCCCTCCATTCAGTGATTCGCATTGACGCGGTGACTGAAAAGGGCAGCGCCCGCATTTCCGAACTGGGCAGTAACGTGATGAGTTTCCCTTATCTGCCGGGTAATAAACCATAA
- a CDS encoding DUF1145 family protein, whose amino-acid sequence MWINLGRLLMLGVWFFLLLNLFQPFPKPLKYFIDVAMIFMVLMHGLQLILLKSTQPKDQPISGLQQLKIFIFGVFELLAWQKKQPPLPKK is encoded by the coding sequence ATGTGGATTAATCTCGGCCGGCTATTGATGCTAGGAGTATGGTTTTTCTTATTGCTGAATCTGTTCCAGCCGTTCCCTAAGCCTTTGAAATATTTTATTGATGTCGCGATGATCTTCATGGTCTTGATGCATGGCTTACAACTGATATTACTTAAATCCACCCAGCCCAAAGACCAGCCGATCAGTGGCTTACAACAATTGAAAATTTTTATATTCGGCGTTTTCGAATTATTGGCCTGGCAAAAGAAGCAACCACCGCTACCTAAGAAGTAA
- a CDS encoding zinc/cadmium/mercury/lead-transporting ATPase → MHSHTEHQHSADAHRHCGCGHTHAAKQTGCSSQQAASASNDGTVSVSEHSHHEACCSQSLTDEGDEESDRLASQLPSGSQRFSWQVKGMDCPSCARKIENAVSNLAGIEKVKVLFATEKLVVDAQSDIRPQVQQAVIQAGFSLVDTQSPAASKTTAPESRYRQYLPIALLTTLMLISWGISLFSRELSEFAFTATTIVGLIPIATKAWKFIRSGTPFAIETLMSVAAIGAMFIGATAEAAMVLLLFMIGELLESYAANRARRGVTALMALVPEEALLIKNGERKQVAVSSLRPGDIIEISPGGRLPADAELMTPFASFDESALTGESIPVERLKGEKVAAGSLSVDRATEMRVISEPGNNAIDRILQLIELAEERRAPIERFIDRFSRIYTPAIMFLSALVMLVPPLAFAEPWESWIYRGLTLLLIGCPCALVISTPAAITSALAAATRRGALIKGGAALEQLGRIQTVAFDKTGTLTEGKPQVTDIVPIVGVSETRLLALAAAVEAGSHHPLAMAIVQRAQQNITLLPLAEERRALAGIGVEGQVNGLIIRVSAPSKISPTLLTAEWLAQLDELESSGKTAVAVLENEKFIGLVALRDTLRTDAKQAIDSLKNIGIQGVMLTGDNPRAAAAIANELGIDYRAGLLPADKVQAVMALNASHPTVMVGDGINDAPAMKAASIGIAMGSGTDVALETADAALTHNRLTGLAEIILLSRAANANIRQNITIALGLKGIFLVTTLLGLTGLWLAVLADSGATALVTANALRLLRKRDI, encoded by the coding sequence ATGCATTCACATACCGAACATCAACATTCAGCAGATGCACACCGTCACTGTGGCTGTGGCCATACCCATGCGGCAAAACAAACCGGTTGCAGCAGCCAACAAGCCGCCAGCGCCAGCAACGACGGTACAGTTTCAGTGAGTGAGCATTCACATCATGAAGCATGCTGCAGTCAGAGCCTCACTGATGAGGGGGACGAAGAAAGCGACAGGCTGGCTAGCCAGCTACCTTCTGGTAGTCAGCGTTTTAGTTGGCAAGTTAAGGGGATGGATTGCCCAAGTTGTGCCCGTAAAATTGAAAATGCCGTCAGTAACCTCGCCGGTATTGAAAAGGTAAAAGTTCTCTTTGCTACAGAAAAACTGGTTGTCGATGCCCAGTCAGACATTCGCCCCCAAGTGCAGCAGGCGGTTATCCAAGCAGGGTTCAGTTTGGTCGACACCCAATCTCCCGCAGCCAGCAAAACCACCGCGCCAGAATCACGCTATCGTCAATACTTACCCATTGCATTATTAACCACGCTAATGCTCATCAGTTGGGGAATCTCTTTATTTAGCCGCGAACTGAGCGAATTCGCCTTTACCGCGACGACGATTGTCGGGTTGATCCCGATTGCAACCAAAGCTTGGAAATTTATTCGTTCCGGTACCCCCTTCGCGATTGAAACATTGATGAGTGTCGCGGCTATCGGAGCAATGTTTATTGGTGCCACGGCCGAAGCGGCCATGGTATTGCTGCTATTTATGATTGGTGAACTCCTCGAATCTTATGCGGCAAACCGCGCTCGTCGTGGTGTGACAGCGCTGATGGCGTTAGTTCCGGAAGAAGCATTGCTGATAAAAAATGGTGAACGCAAACAAGTTGCGGTTTCCAGCTTACGCCCTGGCGATATCATTGAAATCTCACCAGGGGGCCGGCTGCCGGCTGATGCTGAGTTAATGACTCCTTTTGCCAGTTTTGATGAAAGCGCCCTCACTGGTGAATCCATCCCAGTTGAACGTCTGAAAGGTGAAAAAGTTGCCGCCGGGAGCTTATCGGTCGACCGGGCCACTGAAATGCGGGTTATTTCAGAACCGGGGAATAATGCCATTGACCGCATTCTGCAACTCATTGAATTAGCGGAAGAACGCCGCGCACCGATTGAGCGCTTCATTGACCGTTTCAGCCGCATTTATACACCGGCCATTATGTTTCTCTCAGCGCTGGTGATGCTGGTTCCGCCTTTGGCTTTCGCCGAACCTTGGGAAAGCTGGATTTACCGGGGCCTGACATTGCTACTGATTGGCTGCCCATGCGCGTTGGTCATTTCGACCCCAGCGGCGATCACCTCGGCCCTGGCTGCGGCAACACGCCGTGGAGCACTCATTAAAGGAGGAGCGGCGCTAGAGCAATTGGGGCGCATTCAAACCGTGGCCTTTGACAAAACCGGGACATTGACCGAGGGGAAACCGCAAGTCACTGATATCGTGCCCATAGTTGGTGTAAGTGAAACCCGCCTGCTCGCACTGGCGGCGGCGGTTGAAGCCGGCTCGCACCATCCATTGGCCATGGCTATTGTGCAACGTGCGCAACAAAATATCACGCTGTTGCCACTCGCCGAAGAGCGGCGTGCGCTGGCCGGCATTGGGGTGGAGGGCCAGGTTAACGGGCTGATTATTCGAGTCAGTGCACCCAGTAAAATATCACCGACATTATTGACTGCAGAGTGGTTGGCGCAGCTTGATGAACTGGAAAGTAGTGGTAAAACTGCCGTCGCGGTGCTGGAGAATGAGAAATTTATTGGTTTGGTGGCGCTGCGTGACACGTTACGCACCGATGCCAAACAAGCCATTGACTCACTAAAAAACATCGGAATTCAGGGTGTTATGCTAACCGGTGATAACCCCAGAGCCGCCGCCGCCATTGCCAACGAGCTAGGGATTGATTACCGAGCGGGGTTACTGCCAGCCGATAAAGTTCAGGCCGTTATGGCGCTGAATGCCAGCCACCCGACGGTGATGGTCGGGGACGGTATCAATGATGCCCCGGCGATGAAAGCCGCCAGTATCGGTATTGCTATGGGCAGTGGCACGGATGTTGCTTTGGAAACCGCCGATGCCGCACTGACCCATAACCGGCTTACCGGGCTGGCTGAAATCATCCTGTTATCACGGGCGGCCAACGCCAATATTCGCCAAAATATTACTATCGCACTGGGGCTAAAAGGGATTTTCCTGGTGACCACCTTGCTCGGTTTAACCGGTTTGTGGCTGGCAGTATTAGCGGACTCAGGGGCTACAGCATTAGTGACAGCAAATGCGCTGAGACTATTGCGCAAAAGAGATATTTAA
- the ftsX gene encoding permease-like cell division protein FtsX — MANNSAQKAKTKALKGGWREQWRYSWVNAIADMMRQPLATLLTVMVIAISLTLPSVCYIVWKNVSQAADQWYPTPQLTVYLDKALDDNAAENVVTALKTEAGVEKVNYLSREEAMGEFRNWSGFGGALDMLEENPLPAVAIITPKLDFQSSGTLDTLRDRVSKVEGVAEVRMDDSWFARLAALTGLVGQVAAMIGVLMVVAVFLVIGNSVRLSIFSRRDTINVMKLIGATDGFILRPFLNGGAMLGFGGAVLSLILSEALVWKLGSVVTQVATVFGTSFVLHGLSWDECLLLVLISAMIGWIAAWLATVQHLRRFTPQ; from the coding sequence ATGGCGAATAATAGTGCGCAGAAAGCAAAAACCAAGGCGTTGAAAGGCGGTTGGCGCGAGCAGTGGCGCTATTCGTGGGTTAATGCGATTGCCGATATGATGCGCCAGCCACTAGCGACACTACTTACAGTGATGGTGATTGCCATCTCACTGACACTGCCAAGTGTGTGTTATATCGTGTGGAAAAACGTCAGTCAGGCGGCGGATCAATGGTATCCAACCCCGCAATTGACGGTTTATCTGGATAAAGCGCTGGATGATAACGCGGCGGAAAATGTCGTGACCGCACTGAAAACAGAAGCCGGTGTTGAGAAAGTTAATTATCTGTCGCGAGAAGAAGCGATGGGTGAGTTTCGTAACTGGTCTGGTTTTGGCGGCGCTTTGGATATGCTGGAAGAAAACCCACTGCCAGCGGTTGCCATTATTACGCCTAAATTAGATTTCCAAAGCTCAGGTACGCTCGATACCTTGCGTGACCGAGTTAGTAAGGTCGAAGGGGTCGCTGAAGTTCGTATGGATGACAGCTGGTTTGCGCGTTTGGCGGCATTGACTGGGTTAGTCGGGCAAGTTGCGGCGATGATTGGCGTGTTGATGGTGGTGGCCGTATTCCTGGTCATTGGTAACAGTGTGCGTCTGAGTATCTTCAGCCGCCGGGATACTATCAATGTCATGAAACTGATTGGAGCGACTGATGGGTTTATCCTGCGGCCATTCTTGAATGGTGGCGCGATGCTCGGTTTTGGTGGTGCGGTGTTATCACTGATACTCTCTGAAGCATTGGTATGGAAGCTCGGGTCGGTTGTTACGCAGGTTGCCACAGTATTCGGAACAAGCTTTGTACTACATGGCTTAAGCTGGGATGAGTGCCTGCTATTGGTGTTGATCTCTGCCATGATAGGTTGGATTGCTGCTTGGCTGGCGACGGTGCAACATTTACGCCGATTTACACCGCAGTAA
- the ftsY gene encoding signal recognition particle-docking protein FtsY: MAKEKKRGFLSWLGLGRQNEEHTAEPLATERDDVAEHAVDEQAISEKTAAIVPEDTAVGAEEHEPMAERSTLAPGEWDSAAISEAVAETLPEVEAESTAQLIEEPRDFSENSQYLQHHFSQDQSDKDNIDLWDDSIVSAPELPLTEDNVVIDIPEPPAIAAQPQVEAIEELAVVEEEIEVEEQIVVAVAQEQERPTKEGFFARLKRSLVKTKQNLGSGFMGLFRGKKIDDDLFDELEEQLLIADVGVETTRKIITSLTEHASRKQLKDAEALYGKLKEEMSEILSQVDKPLDVSGKNPFVILMVGVNGVGKTTTIGKLARQFQAEGKSVMLAAGDTFRAAAVEQLQVWGDRNKIAVVAQHTGADSASVIFDAIQAAKARGIDVLLADTAGRLQNKAHLMEELKKIVRVMKKLDGDAPHEVMLTLDASTGQNAVSQAKLFNEAVGLTGITLTKLDGTAKGGVIFAIADQFGIPIRYIGVGEGIEDLRPFKADDFIEALFARED; this comes from the coding sequence ATGGCAAAAGAGAAAAAACGTGGATTTCTTTCCTGGCTGGGTTTAGGCCGCCAGAATGAAGAACACACAGCAGAGCCATTGGCTACTGAGAGAGACGATGTAGCTGAACATGCTGTAGACGAGCAGGCTATCAGCGAAAAAACGGCTGCAATAGTGCCAGAAGATACAGCTGTTGGGGCAGAAGAGCACGAGCCCATGGCCGAGCGTTCTACCTTGGCCCCTGGCGAATGGGATAGCGCCGCGATTAGCGAAGCCGTAGCCGAAACTCTGCCGGAAGTTGAGGCTGAATCTACTGCGCAGCTGATTGAAGAACCTCGCGATTTCTCTGAAAATAGCCAATATTTACAGCATCACTTCTCGCAAGACCAGAGTGATAAAGACAATATTGACTTATGGGATGACAGCATCGTCAGCGCGCCAGAATTGCCGTTGACCGAAGACAATGTGGTTATTGATATTCCAGAACCACCCGCGATTGCGGCACAACCTCAGGTCGAGGCCATTGAGGAACTTGCTGTTGTAGAAGAAGAAATTGAAGTTGAAGAACAAATCGTGGTGGCTGTGGCTCAAGAGCAAGAGCGGCCCACCAAAGAAGGTTTTTTTGCGCGATTAAAACGCAGTTTAGTTAAAACCAAACAGAATCTTGGCTCCGGTTTTATGGGGCTATTTCGTGGCAAGAAAATCGACGACGATTTGTTTGATGAGCTAGAAGAACAGCTTCTGATTGCCGATGTTGGCGTCGAAACTACTCGAAAAATCATTACCTCTTTGACCGAACACGCCAGCCGTAAGCAGCTAAAAGATGCCGAAGCGTTGTATGGCAAGCTCAAAGAGGAAATGTCTGAAATTTTGTCTCAAGTGGACAAACCATTAGATGTCAGTGGTAAGAATCCATTTGTTATTTTGATGGTTGGCGTGAATGGCGTAGGTAAAACGACGACCATCGGCAAGTTGGCACGCCAATTCCAGGCTGAGGGGAAATCCGTCATGCTGGCTGCGGGGGATACTTTCCGCGCCGCAGCAGTAGAACAGCTACAAGTTTGGGGTGATCGCAACAAGATTGCGGTTGTTGCACAGCATACCGGTGCGGATTCAGCATCTGTCATTTTCGATGCAATTCAAGCGGCTAAAGCTCGTGGTATTGATGTGCTCTTGGCTGATACCGCGGGGCGTCTGCAAAATAAAGCCCATCTGATGGAAGAACTGAAGAAGATTGTCCGCGTGATGAAAAAACTGGACGGCGATGCCCCCCATGAGGTTATGCTGACGTTGGATGCCAGTACCGGACAAAATGCGGTTAGTCAGGCGAAACTGTTTAATGAAGCAGTGGGTCTGACCGGAATTACCCTAACTAAACTCGATGGCACCGCCAAGGGCGGGGTAATTTTTGCCATCGCGGATCAATTCGGTATCCCAATCCGTTATATCGGTGTTGGGGAAGGTATAGAGGATTTACGGCCATTTAAGGCTGACGATTTTATTGAGGCTCTTTTTGCCCGAGAGGATTAA
- the panM gene encoding aspartate 1-decarboxylase autocleavage activator PanM, which yields MKLTIERLTTLTHQDVTDLAKIWPEQQPALWQQWIQDGKPLFAARFNERLLGAVKVSVDGPQAELQDLYVREVTRRRGVGLYLIEETLRQLAQVKHWQLKDDQVAATNRAAVDGFMRACGFSRGTHCWQR from the coding sequence ATGAAACTGACTATTGAACGATTAACAACCCTTACTCATCAGGATGTTACCGATTTAGCGAAAATTTGGCCTGAGCAACAGCCGGCCCTCTGGCAGCAATGGATTCAAGACGGTAAACCGCTCTTTGCTGCGCGATTCAATGAGCGCTTGTTAGGGGCAGTGAAAGTTAGCGTAGATGGCCCGCAGGCCGAGCTGCAGGATTTATATGTCAGGGAAGTTACGCGCCGGCGTGGTGTGGGGCTCTATCTAATTGAAGAAACATTGCGTCAGTTAGCGCAAGTGAAACACTGGCAATTAAAAGACGATCAGGTGGCAGCTACAAACCGGGCAGCGGTGGATGGCTTCATGCGCGCCTGTGGTTTTAGCCGCGGCACTCATTGCTGGCAGCGGTGA
- a CDS encoding DUF2500 domain-containing protein, with the protein MNKLPLLLIAVVVLIVVLATRQYWQKKRQDAENDRSPVRSLQVEVVDKREVLAPNRRSRQREEIVAEEKRYEVYFRPLLSGIEVSKGSNIKMVLPQQEYNRIEQGVKGTLRLQGTRYIGFTPISSPNK; encoded by the coding sequence ATGAATAAACTTCCGTTATTACTTATTGCTGTAGTGGTACTCATTGTGGTGCTAGCCACTCGCCAATACTGGCAAAAGAAGCGGCAAGATGCAGAAAATGACCGTTCACCCGTGCGCAGTTTACAAGTTGAAGTGGTTGATAAACGTGAAGTATTAGCGCCGAATCGCCGTTCACGTCAACGTGAAGAGATTGTTGCTGAAGAGAAGCGCTATGAAGTTTATTTCCGGCCACTACTGAGTGGGATTGAGGTAAGCAAGGGCAGTAACATCAAAATGGTACTGCCACAGCAGGAATATAACCGAATAGAGCAAGGCGTAAAGGGCACTCTACGTTTACAGGGAACCCGCTATATTGGCTTTACTCCTATTTCGTCGCCAAATAAATAG